Proteins encoded in a region of the Spiribacter sp. 1M189 genome:
- the ettA gene encoding energy-dependent translational throttle protein EttA gives MAQYIYTMNRVGKVVPPKKHILRDISLSFFPGAKIGVLGLNGSGKSTLLRIMAGIDTDIEGEARPQPGINIGYLSQEPELDPAKDVRGNVEEGVADTKALIDQFNEVSAKFADPDADFEALMAEQGKLQDRIDAADAWDLERKLDQAAEALRLPPWEADVTKLSGGERRRVALCRLLLSNPDMLLLDEPTNHLDAESVAWLERFLAEFPGTVVAVTHDRYFLDNVAGWILELDRGHGIPWEGNYSSWLEQKEKRLAQEAREQAAHRKAMQAELEWVRSNPKGRQSKSKARLKQFDELQSKEFQERNETNEIYIPPGPRLGNVVVEADAVRKGFDDHLLVDGLSFTLPAGGICGIIGPNGAGKTTMFRMIVGQETPDDGSIRLGETVDLAYVDQSRDHLDDDKTVWEEISGGHDILQVGKYEVNSRAYVGRFNFKGQDQQKRIGDLSGGERNRVHLAKLLQRGGNLLLLDEPTNDLDVETLRALEEALLVFPGSAMVISHDRWFLDRIATHILAFEGDSQVTWFEGNYQEYEADRRKRLGDEALNPHRIKYRRLAD, from the coding sequence ATGGCACAATATATCTACACCATGAATCGGGTCGGCAAGGTCGTCCCGCCCAAGAAGCATATCCTCCGGGATATCTCCCTTTCTTTCTTCCCCGGCGCCAAGATCGGTGTGCTCGGTCTCAATGGTTCCGGCAAGTCGACGCTGCTGCGCATCATGGCCGGCATCGACACCGACATCGAAGGCGAGGCGCGGCCGCAGCCGGGGATCAATATCGGCTACCTCTCGCAGGAGCCCGAGCTCGATCCGGCGAAGGACGTCCGCGGCAATGTCGAGGAGGGCGTGGCCGATACCAAGGCGCTGATCGATCAGTTCAACGAGGTCTCGGCGAAATTCGCCGACCCGGACGCCGACTTCGAGGCGCTGATGGCCGAGCAGGGAAAGCTGCAGGACAGAATCGACGCCGCCGATGCCTGGGACCTGGAGCGCAAGCTCGACCAGGCCGCCGAGGCGCTGCGCCTGCCGCCCTGGGAGGCCGATGTCACCAAGCTCTCGGGCGGTGAACGCCGCCGGGTGGCGCTCTGCCGGCTGCTGCTCTCCAACCCCGACATGCTGCTGCTCGACGAGCCCACCAACCACCTCGACGCCGAGTCGGTGGCCTGGCTCGAGCGATTCCTCGCCGAATTCCCCGGCACCGTGGTGGCGGTCACCCATGATCGCTACTTCCTCGATAACGTCGCCGGCTGGATCCTCGAGCTCGACCGCGGCCATGGCATCCCCTGGGAGGGCAACTACTCCTCCTGGCTCGAGCAGAAGGAAAAACGCCTCGCTCAGGAGGCCCGCGAGCAGGCCGCTCACCGCAAGGCCATGCAGGCCGAGCTCGAGTGGGTGCGCTCTAACCCCAAGGGCCGCCAGTCGAAGAGCAAGGCGCGCCTGAAGCAGTTCGACGAGCTCCAGTCGAAGGAATTCCAGGAGCGCAACGAGACCAACGAGATCTACATCCCGCCGGGCCCGCGCCTCGGTAATGTCGTGGTCGAGGCCGACGCCGTGCGCAAGGGCTTTGACGACCACCTGCTGGTCGACGGTCTCTCGTTCACCCTGCCCGCGGGCGGCATCTGCGGGATCATCGGCCCCAACGGCGCCGGCAAGACGACCATGTTCCGCATGATCGTCGGCCAGGAGACGCCCGACGACGGCAGCATCCGGCTCGGCGAGACGGTGGATCTGGCCTACGTCGACCAGAGCCGCGATCACCTTGATGACGACAAGACGGTCTGGGAGGAGATCTCCGGCGGCCACGACATCCTGCAGGTGGGCAAGTATGAGGTGAACTCGCGGGCCTACGTCGGGCGTTTCAACTTCAAGGGCCAGGATCAGCAGAAGCGCATCGGCGACCTCTCCGGTGGCGAGCGCAACCGCGTGCACCTGGCCAAGCTGCTGCAACGCGGTGGCAACCTGTTGCTGCTCGACGAGCCCACCAACGATCTCGACGTCGAGACCCTGCGCGCCCTCGAAGAGGCCCTGCTGGTCTTCCCGGGTTCGGCCATGGTGATCTCCCATGACCGCTGGTTCCTGGATCGCATCGCCACCCATATCCTCGCCTTCGAGGGCGACAGCCAGGTGACCTGGTTCGAGGGCAATTACCAGGAGTACGAGGCCGACCGGCGCAAGCGGCTGGGCGACGAGGCGCTCAACCCGCACCGCATCAAGTACCGCCGGCTCGCCGACTGA
- the purU gene encoding formyltetrahydrofolate deformylase: MGGPNAQTATLLMHCPDRPGVVAAVTRFLAGHGANIIDLDQHVDRAEGVFFMRVKWELDGFGLDTAGFGAAFESAIADDFQATWQLHHDARPLRMALFVSKMSHCLYDLLSRWQSGEWRVEIPLIISNHETLRPVAEQFGLPFHCFAITPETKAEQEAREIALLEENGIDLVILARYMQIVSPQLINAFPQRIINIHHSFLPAFAGAKPYHAAHARGVKIIGATSHYVTEDLDAGPIIEQDVTRITHRDSVGELVRKGQDLEKLVLARGVWAHLQRQTLVYRNRTIVFS; the protein is encoded by the coding sequence ATGGGCGGGCCCAACGCGCAGACCGCCACCCTGCTCATGCACTGCCCGGATCGCCCGGGTGTGGTGGCCGCCGTGACCCGGTTTCTGGCCGGGCACGGCGCCAACATCATCGATCTCGACCAGCACGTCGACCGCGCCGAGGGCGTGTTCTTCATGCGCGTGAAATGGGAGCTGGACGGCTTCGGCCTCGACACCGCGGGCTTCGGCGCCGCCTTCGAGTCGGCCATTGCCGACGACTTCCAGGCCACCTGGCAGCTCCATCACGATGCCCGGCCGCTGCGCATGGCGCTGTTCGTCTCGAAGATGTCGCACTGCCTCTACGATCTGCTCTCGCGCTGGCAGTCCGGGGAGTGGCGCGTGGAGATTCCGCTGATCATCAGCAACCACGAGACGCTGCGCCCGGTGGCCGAGCAGTTCGGTCTGCCCTTCCACTGCTTTGCCATCACACCGGAGACCAAGGCCGAGCAGGAGGCGCGTGAGATCGCCCTGCTCGAGGAAAACGGCATTGATCTGGTCATCCTGGCGCGCTACATGCAGATCGTCAGCCCGCAGCTCATCAATGCCTTTCCGCAGCGGATCATCAATATCCACCACTCCTTCCTGCCCGCGTTCGCCGGCGCAAAGCCCTACCACGCCGCCCATGCCCGGGGCGTGAAGATCATCGGGGCCACCAGTCACTACGTCACCGAAGACCTGGACGCCGGCCCCATCATCGAGCAGGACGTGACCCGCATCACCCACCGGGATTCCGTGGGCGAGCTGGTGCGCAAGGGACAGGATCTGGAAAAACTCGTACTCGCCCGCGGGGTGTGGGCGCATCTCCAGCGCCAGACGCTGGTCTACCGCAACCGCACCATCGTCTTCAGCTAG
- a CDS encoding M48 family metallopeptidase: MARPDRRSRRRVAAALRATLAVALGLVVAACATSPTGRSQLQFFPESQMRSMGVEAYGQMKANEPIIEQGPVVDYVECVADAIIPQVPSEYAENGWEVTVFDSEQVNAFALPGGKIGVYTGLLDVAENQDQLAAVIGHEIAHVMAEHANERMSTQFATTVGLGALQVAAGDDPQRQELMAVLGIGAQVGIILPFSRLHESEADEIGLDLMARAGFNPEASVALWRNMAKASGNGPPAFLSTHPSRNQRIEDLQAAMPRALYLYEQALEAGRRPDCRRPAS, encoded by the coding sequence ATGGCAAGGCCTGACCGCCGCAGCCGGCGGCGAGTCGCCGCCGCACTGCGGGCCACTCTGGCCGTCGCGCTGGGCCTGGTGGTGGCGGCCTGCGCGACATCGCCCACCGGCCGCTCACAGTTACAGTTCTTCCCCGAATCGCAGATGCGCAGCATGGGCGTTGAGGCGTACGGCCAGATGAAGGCGAACGAGCCGATCATCGAGCAGGGGCCGGTGGTGGACTACGTGGAGTGCGTGGCCGATGCCATCATCCCGCAGGTGCCGTCGGAGTACGCCGAAAACGGCTGGGAGGTGACCGTCTTCGACAGCGAGCAGGTCAACGCCTTCGCGCTGCCCGGTGGCAAGATCGGGGTCTATACCGGGCTGCTGGACGTGGCCGAGAATCAGGATCAGCTCGCCGCTGTGATTGGTCATGAGATTGCCCACGTCATGGCCGAGCACGCCAATGAGCGGATGTCCACGCAGTTTGCCACGACGGTGGGACTGGGGGCGCTGCAGGTGGCCGCCGGCGATGACCCCCAGCGCCAGGAGCTGATGGCGGTGCTGGGGATCGGCGCACAGGTGGGCATCATCCTGCCGTTCAGTCGCCTGCACGAGTCGGAGGCCGACGAGATCGGTCTGGATCTGATGGCACGCGCCGGGTTCAATCCCGAGGCCAGCGTGGCGCTATGGCGGAACATGGCCAAGGCCAGTGGCAACGGGCCGCCGGCGTTCCTCTCCACGCATCCCTCCCGCAATCAGCGTATCGAGGATCTGCAGGCGGCCATGCCCCGGGCGCTCTATCTCTACGAGCAGGCCCTCGAGGCCGGACGGCGCCCGGACTGCCGCCGCCCGGCTAGCTGA
- the metH gene encoding methionine synthase, with translation MSQRIDRLHQALAERILLLDCAMGTMIQSYELDEPDFRGERFAEHPKDLNGNNDLLVLTRPDIIAEIHRENLAAGADIVETNTFSATTIAQADYGMEDRAREINVEAARIAREACDEFEAEDPARPRLVAGAIGPTNRTASISPDVNDPGKRNVTFDELVTAYREAAEGLLEGGADILLIETIFDTLNAKAAIYALERLFEDRGERWPVMISGTITDASGRTLSGQTTEAFWNSVRHARPFTVGLNCALGADLMRPFVKEISRVADTYVTVYPNAGLPNEFGEYDHSAEFMAGIMKEFAESGFVNIIGGCCGTTPEHIRALAEVVAGLPPRPIPEPERAMRLSGLEPCNIGEESLFVNIGERTNVTGSARFKRLIKEGDYDTALEVAREQVDGGAQIIDVNMDEGMLDATEAMESYLKLVAAEPDIARVPVMVDSSKWDAMIAGLKCIQGKSVVNSISLKEGEAPFLAQAADLKRHGAAVVVMAFDEQGQADTYERRIEICERAYRLLTERVDYPAEDIIFDPNIFPVATGIAEHDRYAVDFIAATRWIKDNLPYAKVSGGLSNLSFSFRGNNAVREAMHSVFLYHAIRGGLDMAIVNAGQLEVYDDIDPELREHVEDVVLARREDATERLLDLAERYKGQGGKKKEEDLAWREQPVAKRLEHALVKGIADYTDEDVEEARQQFNRPIEVIEGPLMDGMNVVGDLFGEGKMFLPQVVKSARVMKKAVAYLLPYIEEEKAASGNTDDEPAGRILLATVKGDVHDIGKNIVGVVLQCNNFEVTDLGVMVPAEQILETAIEKRADVIGLSGLITPSLDEMVNVAKEMQRRGMELPLLIGGATTSRVHTAVKIDPRYDGDVIYVKDASRAVGVASNLVSDTRYEDFAAGIRREYERVRKQHAGRQKRQKWLSLEAARDNRTPVDWTDWAPARPHQPGIHVIEPSLEELVEYIDWTPFFHAWELAGSYPKILDDEVVGEEARKLHADALEMLDRLVAEGWLTARGVYGLFPANGVGDDTELYTDESRSEVLTTLHHLRQQNEKPEGRPNQSLADFVAPRETGQPDWMGAFAVTTGIGIDEPVTRFEADNDDYNSIMVKALADRLAEAFAEMLHQRVRREYWGYQPDEQLDNRALIDEQYSGIRPAPGYPACPDHTEKDLLWALLDVEQRIGLRLTESRAMFPTAAVSGWYFGHPDSRYFGLGRIYRDQVEDYAARKGMSVREVERWLAPNLGYEPDDD, from the coding sequence ATGTCTCAGCGCATTGACCGACTGCATCAGGCCCTCGCCGAGCGCATCCTGCTGCTCGACTGCGCCATGGGCACGATGATCCAGTCGTACGAGCTGGACGAGCCCGATTTCCGCGGCGAGCGCTTCGCCGAGCACCCGAAGGATCTCAACGGCAACAACGATCTGCTGGTGCTCACCCGACCGGATATCATCGCCGAGATCCATCGCGAGAACCTCGCCGCGGGCGCCGATATCGTCGAGACCAACACCTTCTCGGCCACCACCATCGCCCAGGCCGACTACGGCATGGAGGACCGGGCGCGGGAGATCAACGTCGAGGCCGCGCGCATCGCCCGTGAGGCCTGCGACGAGTTCGAGGCCGAGGACCCCGCGCGACCGCGCCTCGTCGCCGGCGCCATCGGCCCGACCAACCGCACCGCCTCCATCTCGCCGGACGTCAACGACCCGGGCAAGCGCAACGTCACCTTCGACGAGCTGGTCACCGCCTATCGCGAGGCGGCCGAGGGCCTGCTCGAGGGCGGCGCCGACATCCTGCTCATCGAGACCATCTTCGACACCCTCAACGCCAAGGCGGCGATCTATGCGCTGGAGCGGTTGTTCGAGGACCGCGGCGAGCGCTGGCCGGTGATGATCTCCGGGACCATCACCGACGCCTCCGGACGGACGCTATCCGGTCAGACCACCGAGGCATTCTGGAACTCGGTGCGCCACGCCCGGCCCTTTACCGTGGGGCTGAACTGCGCGCTGGGCGCCGATCTCATGCGCCCGTTCGTCAAGGAGATCAGCCGGGTGGCGGACACCTACGTCACCGTCTACCCGAACGCCGGTCTGCCCAACGAATTCGGCGAGTACGACCACTCCGCGGAGTTCATGGCCGGGATCATGAAGGAGTTCGCCGAGAGCGGCTTCGTGAACATCATCGGCGGCTGCTGCGGCACCACGCCCGAGCACATCCGGGCGCTGGCAGAAGTCGTGGCCGGCCTGCCACCGCGGCCGATCCCCGAGCCCGAGCGGGCCATGCGGCTCTCGGGGCTGGAGCCGTGCAATATCGGCGAAGAGAGTCTGTTCGTGAACATCGGCGAGCGGACCAACGTCACCGGCTCGGCGCGCTTCAAGCGGCTGATCAAGGAGGGCGATTACGACACCGCACTCGAGGTGGCGCGGGAGCAGGTCGATGGCGGCGCGCAGATCATCGACGTCAACATGGACGAGGGCATGCTCGATGCCACCGAGGCCATGGAGAGCTACCTCAAACTCGTGGCCGCCGAGCCGGATATCGCGCGGGTGCCGGTGATGGTGGACTCGTCCAAGTGGGACGCCATGATCGCCGGGCTGAAGTGCATCCAGGGCAAGTCGGTGGTCAACTCCATCTCGCTCAAGGAAGGCGAGGCGCCGTTTCTCGCGCAGGCCGCCGATCTCAAGCGCCACGGCGCCGCGGTCGTGGTCATGGCCTTCGACGAGCAGGGCCAGGCCGATACCTACGAGCGGCGCATCGAGATCTGCGAGCGCGCCTATCGCCTGCTCACCGAGCGGGTCGACTACCCGGCCGAAGACATCATCTTCGACCCCAACATCTTCCCGGTGGCCACGGGCATCGCCGAGCATGACCGCTACGCGGTGGACTTCATCGCCGCCACCCGCTGGATCAAGGACAACCTCCCCTACGCCAAGGTCAGCGGCGGGCTGTCGAATCTGTCGTTCTCTTTCCGTGGCAACAACGCGGTGCGCGAGGCGATGCACTCGGTCTTCCTCTACCACGCCATCCGCGGCGGGCTCGACATGGCCATCGTCAACGCCGGCCAGCTCGAGGTCTATGACGATATCGACCCGGAGCTGCGCGAGCATGTCGAGGATGTCGTGCTGGCGCGCCGCGAGGACGCCACCGAGCGGCTGCTGGATCTCGCCGAGCGCTACAAGGGTCAGGGGGGCAAGAAAAAGGAAGAGGATCTCGCCTGGCGCGAGCAGCCCGTCGCCAAGCGCCTCGAGCATGCGCTCGTGAAGGGCATCGCCGATTACACCGACGAGGATGTCGAGGAGGCGCGCCAGCAGTTCAACCGCCCCATCGAGGTCATCGAAGGCCCGCTGATGGACGGCATGAACGTGGTCGGCGACCTCTTCGGCGAGGGCAAGATGTTCCTGCCCCAGGTGGTGAAATCCGCCCGCGTGATGAAAAAGGCCGTCGCCTACCTGCTGCCGTATATCGAGGAAGAAAAGGCCGCGAGCGGCAACACCGACGACGAGCCCGCCGGGCGCATCCTGCTCGCCACGGTCAAGGGCGACGTGCACGATATCGGCAAGAACATCGTCGGCGTGGTGCTCCAGTGCAACAACTTCGAGGTCACCGACCTCGGCGTCATGGTGCCCGCCGAGCAGATCCTCGAGACCGCCATCGAAAAGCGGGCCGATGTCATCGGCCTGTCCGGGCTGATCACCCCGTCCCTCGACGAGATGGTCAACGTGGCCAAGGAGATGCAGCGCCGGGGCATGGAGCTGCCGCTGCTCATTGGCGGCGCCACCACCTCGCGCGTGCACACCGCAGTCAAGATCGACCCGCGCTATGACGGTGATGTCATCTACGTCAAAGACGCCTCGCGCGCTGTGGGCGTGGCTAGCAACCTGGTGAGCGATACCCGCTACGAGGACTTCGCCGCCGGCATCCGCCGCGAATATGAACGCGTGCGCAAGCAGCATGCCGGGCGTCAGAAGCGGCAGAAATGGCTGAGCCTCGAGGCCGCCCGTGACAACCGGACGCCCGTCGACTGGACGGACTGGGCGCCGGCACGCCCCCACCAGCCCGGCATCCATGTCATCGAGCCCTCACTCGAGGAGCTCGTGGAGTACATCGACTGGACACCGTTCTTCCACGCCTGGGAGCTCGCGGGCTCTTATCCGAAGATCCTCGACGATGAGGTCGTGGGTGAGGAGGCGCGCAAGCTGCATGCCGACGCCCTCGAGATGCTCGATCGGCTCGTCGCCGAGGGCTGGCTCACGGCACGCGGCGTCTACGGCCTGTTCCCGGCCAATGGGGTCGGCGACGACACCGAGCTCTACACCGACGAGAGCCGCAGCGAGGTCCTCACGACCCTGCACCACCTGCGCCAGCAGAACGAAAAGCCCGAGGGCCGGCCCAACCAATCACTGGCGGACTTCGTCGCGCCCCGGGAGACCGGTCAGCCCGACTGGATGGGCGCCTTCGCCGTGACCACCGGCATTGGCATCGACGAGCCCGTGACGCGCTTCGAGGCCGATAACGACGACTACAACTCGATCATGGTCAAGGCGCTCGCCGATCGCCTCGCCGAGGCCTTCGCCGAGATGCTCCACCAGCGCGTCCGCCGTGAATACTGGGGCTACCAGCCCGACGAGCAGCTCGACAACCGGGCGCTCATCGACGAGCAATACAGCGGTATCCGGCCGGCGCCGGGTTATCCCGCCTGCCCGGATCACACCGAAAAGGACCTGCTCTGGGCGCTCCTTGATGTCGAGCAGCGCATCGGCCTGCGACTCACCGAGAGCCGCGCCATGTTCCCCACCGCCGCGGTCTCCGGCTGGTACTTCGGCCATCCCGACAGCCGTTACTTCGGCCTCGGGCGCATCTACCGCGATCAGGTCGAGGACTATGCCGCGCGCAAGGGCATGTCGGTGCGCGAGGTAGAGCGCTGGCTCGCCCCCAACCTGGGCTATGAGCCGGACGATGACTGA
- a CDS encoding invasion associated locus B family protein: MTAVTRSLAPIVALLAFALVFASGTATAQSNNSEPALQPQGEQPQAEVRARHENWIVRCQPAPEEAFGASEFCEMYQQVSEQESEQTVLEVVIGYPQDAGQPVALFNLPLGMRLPPGVQMQVDDNEPIQFPVQLCLGSGCRADIELGETLIGQMRAGTEAVLTIVDPQGRNVEIPMSLLGFSAALAELQASQP, translated from the coding sequence ATGACGGCAGTTACCCGATCACTCGCTCCCATCGTGGCGCTGCTGGCCTTTGCCCTGGTTTTCGCCAGCGGCACTGCCACGGCCCAGTCGAATAACTCGGAGCCGGCGCTCCAGCCCCAGGGTGAGCAGCCGCAGGCCGAGGTCCGTGCCCGCCACGAGAACTGGATCGTGCGCTGTCAACCCGCGCCCGAAGAAGCCTTTGGAGCCAGCGAATTCTGCGAGATGTACCAGCAGGTGAGCGAGCAGGAAAGCGAACAGACCGTGCTCGAGGTGGTCATCGGCTACCCCCAGGACGCCGGCCAGCCGGTGGCGCTTTTCAACCTGCCGCTGGGCATGCGTCTGCCCCCCGGCGTGCAGATGCAGGTCGATGACAACGAGCCGATTCAGTTCCCGGTCCAGCTCTGTCTGGGCAGCGGCTGCCGCGCCGATATCGAACTCGGCGAGACACTGATCGGTCAGATGCGTGCCGGTACCGAGGCGGTGCTGACCATCGTCGACCCACAGGGCCGTAACGTCGAGATCCCCATGTCGCTGCTCGGCTTTAGCGCGGCACTGGCGGAGCTGCAGGCCAGTCAGCCGTAG
- a CDS encoding HPF/RaiA family ribosome-associated protein: protein MELIINPGDGVHLSDALRDHLQHKLEPVERKHGERLTRIEAHFKDENASKGGRDIHCLLEAHPRGMDPIVAEALAEDAYTASHQAAGKLDRALANHFGKIDRKRPH, encoded by the coding sequence ATGGAACTCATCATCAACCCCGGTGACGGCGTTCACCTCTCCGATGCGCTGCGTGACCACCTCCAGCACAAGCTCGAGCCGGTGGAGCGCAAGCACGGCGAGCGCCTGACGCGCATCGAGGCCCACTTCAAGGACGAGAACGCCAGCAAGGGTGGCCGCGACATCCACTGCCTGCTCGAGGCCCACCCGCGTGGCATGGACCCCATCGTCGCCGAGGCGCTGGCCGAGGACGCCTACACCGCCTCGCACCAGGCCGCGGGCAAGCTCGACCGCGCGCTGGCCAACCACTTCGGCAAGATCGACCGCAAGCGCCCGCACTGA
- a CDS encoding sulfotransferase yields the protein MWRVIADALGLIASGLLPRRQGLLRNGPRRWAVTLGLALILPVVLLYYWIGLWLDELLFRGYRRVAVARPVFILGVPRSGTTALHEALAEDRQFTTQRTWECLLAPAISHRHLWRGLARVDRRLGRPLRRLAGWLNRRWVAPLTDAHPMRLHAPEEDYLSLLPQLSAFILVVAFPDSDRLWRLGRGDIALADDERQRLMRQYRRVIQRHLYFHGAERTYLAKNASHATLAASLLEAFPDARFIACLRDPAEVVSSQLSSLGPGLRALHGPIRQDELTRRMLAQLQFGYRNLLSVLPARAGDRAVFLPLGAQRQGLAQAIRQVYAHLGLPLGTAFAERLDTLDAQARTHRSGHRHALTDYGLDGAQVAEAFADIRAAFNFAATEAIPAGQQTPLDHRLRVVVVSDAAPQRNGVGTYYSDLIAHLDTRVAAIRLIANGGEGPVIPHWHETALPGDATQSIALPSPIALRRAIANTAPEVVIVATPGPYGILAGLMARRLGARLIFGLHTDYEALAGLYWGRLRGAVNRVAMRGINRVLFRRAGVVVSNSAHMHQLAREKGARHAIRVNTPIPREFLETPLAPLQIPPRRILFVGRLAAEKRVNAIIEAAEAHPGLSFRIAGDGPLRDEVEAAAARLENLEYLGWLDRDRLRGVLDESDLLVLPSRVEAFGTVALESMVRGRLTLVSPGCGITDWPALADGLLVMDGEQTVAAALSGLLALPADELAARAETARERSAQMARQCIDEWLALIAP from the coding sequence ATGTGGAGGGTAATCGCCGATGCCCTCGGCCTGATCGCAAGCGGTCTGCTGCCCCGCCGTCAGGGGCTGCTGCGCAACGGACCCCGGCGCTGGGCCGTGACCCTGGGCCTGGCGCTCATCCTGCCGGTGGTGCTGCTCTACTACTGGATCGGCCTGTGGCTCGATGAACTGCTCTTCCGTGGCTATCGCCGGGTCGCCGTGGCGCGGCCGGTGTTCATCCTGGGCGTGCCGCGCAGCGGCACGACCGCCTTGCACGAGGCCCTCGCCGAGGATCGTCAGTTCACCACACAGCGCACCTGGGAGTGCCTGCTCGCCCCCGCGATCAGCCATCGCCACCTCTGGCGCGGACTCGCCCGGGTGGATCGCCGGCTGGGCAGGCCGCTGCGCCGGCTCGCCGGCTGGCTCAACCGCCGCTGGGTCGCACCCCTCACCGATGCCCACCCCATGCGCCTTCATGCCCCGGAGGAGGACTACTTAAGCCTCCTCCCGCAGCTCTCGGCCTTCATTCTGGTGGTCGCCTTCCCCGACAGCGACCGACTCTGGCGCCTCGGTCGCGGCGATATCGCCCTCGCAGACGACGAGCGCCAACGACTCATGCGCCAGTACCGGCGGGTCATCCAGCGGCATCTGTACTTCCATGGCGCCGAGCGTACCTATCTGGCGAAGAACGCCAGTCACGCCACCCTGGCCGCCAGCCTGCTCGAGGCCTTCCCGGATGCCCGCTTCATTGCCTGCCTGCGCGATCCCGCCGAGGTGGTCTCCTCGCAGCTCTCGAGCCTCGGCCCGGGGCTGCGTGCGCTGCATGGCCCGATCCGTCAGGACGAGCTCACGCGGCGCATGCTCGCGCAACTGCAGTTCGGCTATCGCAACCTGCTATCGGTGCTACCGGCGCGGGCCGGCGATCGCGCGGTGTTCCTCCCCCTCGGCGCACAGCGCCAGGGGCTGGCCCAGGCGATTCGCCAGGTCTATGCCCATCTGGGATTGCCGCTCGGGACGGCATTCGCCGAACGCCTCGACACCCTGGATGCCCAGGCCCGGACACATCGCTCCGGCCACCGGCATGCCCTCACCGACTACGGCCTCGACGGCGCCCAGGTCGCCGAAGCATTCGCCGACATCCGGGCGGCCTTCAACTTTGCCGCCACCGAGGCCATCCCCGCCGGCCAACAGACGCCCCTTGATCATCGACTGCGCGTGGTCGTGGTCTCGGATGCCGCACCACAGCGTAACGGCGTGGGCACCTACTACAGCGACCTGATCGCCCACCTCGACACGCGGGTGGCGGCGATCCGGCTGATCGCCAACGGCGGCGAGGGCCCGGTGATTCCGCACTGGCATGAGACTGCCCTGCCCGGCGACGCCACGCAGAGCATCGCCCTGCCCTCGCCCATTGCGCTGCGCCGGGCCATCGCGAATACCGCCCCCGAGGTGGTGATCGTCGCCACCCCCGGGCCCTACGGCATCCTCGCCGGCCTCATGGCGCGGCGCCTGGGGGCGCGGCTGATTTTCGGCCTGCATACCGACTACGAGGCGCTCGCCGGGCTCTACTGGGGGCGCCTGCGCGGCGCCGTGAACCGGGTGGCGATGCGCGGCATCAACCGCGTTCTCTTCCGCCGTGCCGGCGTGGTGGTGAGCAACTCGGCCCATATGCACCAGCTCGCGCGGGAAAAGGGCGCCCGCCATGCCATCCGGGTGAACACCCCCATCCCGCGGGAGTTCCTCGAGACCCCCCTGGCGCCACTGCAGATACCGCCCCGACGGATCCTCTTCGTCGGCCGCCTCGCCGCGGAAAAACGCGTCAATGCGATCATCGAGGCCGCCGAGGCCCACCCCGGGCTCAGCTTTCGCATCGCCGGAGATGGTCCGCTGCGCGACGAGGTCGAGGCGGCGGCCGCGCGGCTTGAGAATCTGGAGTATCTCGGCTGGCTCGACCGCGATCGCCTGCGCGGTGTGCTCGATGAAAGCGATCTGCTGGTGCTGCCCTCGCGGGTCGAGGCGTTTGGCACGGTGGCGCTGGAGTCCATGGTGCGTGGTCGCCTGACGCTGGTCTCGCCCGGCTGTGGGATCACCGACTGGCCGGCGCTCGCCGATGGCCTGCTAGTCATGGATGGCGAGCAGACCGTCGCGGCGGCACTCAGCGGGCTCCTCGCCCTGCCAGCCGACGAACTCGCCGCCCGCGCGGAGACTGCCCGTGAGCGCAGCGCGCAGATGGCCCGGCAGTGCATCGACGAATGGCTGGCGCTGATCGCACCATGA